A part of Haloarchaeobius sp. HME9146 genomic DNA contains:
- a CDS encoding TrkA family potassium uptake protein: MVSLPEPLRRLKPSRRIRHVIYYLTGLVLVILLYTVSYNYALGRLEGVDQSIFASFEFVIQTMTTTGYGQDSDIWSHPMMFMFVAMIQISGIATGFFTLRLIIIPLFTSAELNLDDRLSSKNGHVIICEYRRDSSVLLDELRQLGIDYVLISSSREDAEALSNQGYAVIDGSPQNAKTFERASIDTARAVITDAGDANVNTILTVRSVRPDVDVIALTDDSSMTEILRDVGADTVLSPHGVLGHRLAEKAVASFSSELRDTIEIGGDTKLMELPVSESSELVGRKVRETRVRERTGATIVGAWLDGELQLPPSPDAVIRPNTVLLVSGEEQALKELSEFTRPPRAFTEHERFILVGLGEVGHAARTVIQEAGGQVVTIDVEDRPEVDVVGDGGSREALKAAGVEDAGAIVVGVPDDSIALLATVLAQSLNPDIEVLVRVSDADTTPKAFTAGADYVLSVPRVSARMVAKELRGEDVLAPASQIRLVRVPTTPFAGSTLGESGIYEQTGCRVIAIEDDEGETVAIDPQWEFTGSERMTIVGSDEAVQRFLKRFDVSPTEQP; this comes from the coding sequence ATGGTTTCGCTCCCAGAGCCGCTCCGCAGACTGAAACCGAGCCGCCGTATTCGACACGTCATCTACTACCTCACCGGGCTGGTGCTGGTCATCTTGCTATACACGGTTTCGTACAACTATGCGTTGGGACGGCTGGAGGGCGTCGACCAGTCCATCTTCGCGTCGTTCGAGTTCGTCATCCAGACGATGACGACCACCGGCTACGGGCAAGACTCGGACATCTGGAGCCACCCGATGATGTTCATGTTCGTCGCCATGATACAGATATCGGGTATCGCGACGGGATTTTTCACGCTCCGCCTCATCATCATCCCGCTGTTCACCAGTGCAGAGCTGAACCTCGACGACCGGCTCAGTTCCAAGAACGGCCACGTCATCATCTGTGAGTACCGCCGCGACTCGTCGGTTCTTCTGGACGAACTCAGGCAACTCGGTATCGATTACGTGCTCATCTCCTCTTCCAGAGAAGACGCCGAGGCGCTCTCGAACCAGGGCTATGCTGTGATCGACGGCTCCCCGCAGAACGCAAAGACGTTCGAACGGGCGAGTATCGACACCGCACGCGCCGTCATCACCGACGCCGGTGACGCGAACGTCAACACGATACTCACGGTGCGGTCGGTTCGGCCGGACGTCGATGTCATCGCACTCACCGACGACAGCTCGATGACGGAGATACTGCGCGACGTCGGTGCCGACACCGTGCTGTCCCCACACGGTGTGCTGGGCCATCGGCTCGCGGAGAAGGCCGTCGCCTCGTTCAGTTCCGAACTCAGGGACACCATCGAGATCGGCGGCGACACGAAACTGATGGAACTGCCGGTCTCGGAGTCGAGCGAACTGGTCGGGCGCAAGGTCAGAGAGACCAGGGTCAGAGAGCGAACGGGCGCGACCATCGTCGGAGCCTGGCTCGACGGCGAGTTACAGCTCCCGCCGAGCCCCGACGCGGTCATCCGTCCGAACACCGTCCTGCTGGTGTCGGGAGAGGAGCAGGCACTCAAGGAACTGAGCGAGTTCACCCGGCCCCCTCGCGCGTTCACCGAACACGAGCGGTTCATCCTCGTCGGGCTGGGTGAGGTTGGTCACGCCGCGAGGACGGTCATCCAAGAAGCGGGTGGGCAGGTCGTGACAATCGACGTCGAAGACAGACCCGAGGTGGACGTGGTGGGCGACGGTGGCTCGCGAGAGGCCCTGAAAGCGGCCGGCGTCGAGGACGCCGGTGCTATCGTCGTGGGTGTGCCCGACGATTCGATTGCCCTGCTGGCCACGGTGTTGGCGCAGTCGCTCAACCCCGACATCGAGGTGCTCGTCCGTGTGAGCGACGCGGACACCACGCCGAAGGCGTTCACCGCCGGTGCCGACTACGTCCTGTCGGTCCCCAGAGTGAGCGCCAGGATGGTCGCGAAGGAACTCCGGGGCGAGGACGTGCTGGCCCCGGCGAGCCAGATCCGTCTCGTCCGCGTGCCGACCACGCCGTTCGCCGGGTCGACGCTCGGGGAGTCCGGCATCTACGAGCAGACCGGCTGTCGCGTCATCGCCATCGAGGACGATGAGGGAGAGACGGTTGCCATCGACCCGCAGTGGGAGTTCACCGGCTCCGAGCGGATGACCATCGTCGGCTCCGACGAGGCCGTGCAGCGGTTCCTCAAGCGGTTCGATGTCTCGCCGACCGAGCAGCCCTGA
- a CDS encoding Lrp/AsnC family transcriptional regulator yields the protein MADKEIDDVDRAILYALQEDARNMSSGDIAERTGTSDSTVRKRISRLESEGIIKGYSASIDYQQSGYPLRMMLYCTASIPRRGELVPEILKIDGVVSVQELVTGEQNLLVTAVGESDGDITPVAQELLDMGLNVTDEVLVRSHETTPFGKFDSGGRDEEEG from the coding sequence ATGGCCGACAAGGAGATCGACGACGTGGATAGAGCGATTCTCTATGCGCTGCAGGAAGATGCCCGGAACATGTCGTCCGGAGATATCGCCGAGCGGACCGGGACCTCGGACAGTACCGTCCGCAAGCGAATCTCGCGTCTCGAATCCGAGGGCATCATCAAAGGATACAGCGCCAGCATCGACTATCAGCAGTCGGGCTATCCCCTTCGGATGATGCTCTATTGCACCGCGTCGATACCCAGACGGGGTGAACTCGTCCCAGAGATACTGAAGATCGACGGCGTCGTGTCGGTTCAAGAGCTGGTCACCGGCGAACAGAACCTCCTCGTGACTGCCGTTGGTGAGTCAGACGGCGACATCACGCCCGTGGCCCAGGAACTGCTCGACATGGGACTCAACGTCACCGACGAAGTCCTGGTCCGGAGCCACGAGACGACGCCCTTCGGCAAGTTCGATTCCGGCGGTCGCGACGAGGAGGAGGGCTGA
- a CDS encoding proton-conducting transporter membrane subunit, with amino-acid sequence MSGQTSKKTIGALPDTTVESPLVPVALTWLVWSLFAASIAALAARTQFGGAWEVPGVVAIDGLTVLMWVVVTFFSGIVHSYSRRYMAGSAHETDFFGTVFGFTLVVMGLVAADNIALFALLWLAMGLLMAKLIGTADGWKQAQAAATVGRRYFLASSALLGVALTTLWWATGETTVSGIATASETLGGPLWLVAACTLVLAAMIQSALFPFHTWLLSSMTAPTPASALMHAGFVNAGGILLLRFAPVITADPGLMFLVAGVGAASALLGKLLKSVQSDVKSKLACSTVGQMGFMILQAGLGFFGAAITHLVLHGFYKAYQFLGAAAQVERASPTGTPRNTTSVAGVAVTLLTGIAGGALFAALTGKGTSLDTGLLLVLFVVLTTLHAARSVVQHASLPAMVRYGAVPLVFLPAITVYALVYETILELLTGLPVVTAPTDLTVLHVVVAVVFLAVYVAMETGVHERSQRLYVMLVNASQPPSSTVLTTKEDYNEH; translated from the coding sequence ATGTCAGGACAAACCTCGAAGAAGACGATTGGAGCGCTCCCGGACACGACGGTCGAATCGCCGCTCGTGCCCGTCGCACTCACGTGGCTCGTGTGGTCGCTGTTCGCCGCAAGCATCGCTGCACTCGCCGCCCGAACCCAGTTCGGTGGTGCGTGGGAGGTTCCTGGCGTGGTCGCCATCGACGGGCTGACCGTCCTGATGTGGGTGGTCGTCACCTTCTTCAGTGGTATCGTCCACAGCTACTCGCGTCGCTACATGGCGGGTAGCGCCCACGAGACGGACTTCTTCGGCACCGTGTTCGGATTCACCCTGGTCGTGATGGGACTCGTCGCGGCCGACAACATCGCCCTGTTCGCTCTCCTGTGGCTGGCGATGGGCCTGCTGATGGCGAAGCTCATCGGTACGGCCGACGGCTGGAAACAGGCACAGGCGGCGGCGACGGTCGGCCGTCGGTACTTCCTCGCCAGCAGCGCCCTCCTCGGTGTCGCGCTGACGACGCTGTGGTGGGCGACCGGCGAGACGACCGTCTCCGGCATCGCCACGGCCTCGGAGACGCTCGGGGGGCCGCTGTGGCTCGTCGCCGCGTGTACCCTCGTGCTCGCCGCGATGATCCAGTCCGCCCTCTTCCCGTTCCACACCTGGCTCCTCTCCTCGATGACCGCACCGACGCCGGCGTCGGCACTGATGCACGCCGGGTTCGTCAACGCGGGCGGAATCCTGCTCCTCCGGTTCGCGCCGGTCATCACCGCCGACCCGGGTCTCATGTTCCTGGTCGCCGGCGTCGGCGCGGCCAGCGCGTTACTCGGGAAGCTCCTCAAATCAGTCCAGTCCGACGTCAAGAGCAAACTGGCCTGTTCGACGGTCGGCCAGATGGGATTCATGATACTGCAGGCCGGCCTCGGCTTCTTCGGGGCTGCGATCACCCATCTCGTGTTACACGGGTTCTACAAGGCCTACCAGTTCCTCGGCGCGGCCGCACAGGTCGAACGCGCCAGCCCGACGGGGACACCCCGGAACACGACGAGCGTGGCCGGTGTCGCCGTCACGCTCCTGACCGGCATCGCCGGAGGCGCACTGTTCGCAGCGCTGACGGGGAAGGGGACGAGCCTCGACACCGGGCTCCTGCTCGTCCTGTTCGTGGTACTCACCACGCTCCACGCCGCCCGTAGCGTGGTCCAGCACGCCTCCCTCCCGGCGATGGTCCGCTACGGCGCGGTCCCGCTGGTCTTCCTCCCGGCAATCACAGTCTACGCCCTCGTCTACGAGACGATACTCGAGCTCCTGACCGGACTTCCCGTCGTCACCGCGCCGACCGACCTGACCGTACTCCACGTCGTCGTGGCCGTCGTCTTCCTCGCCGTCTACGTCGCCATGGAGACCGGCGTCCACGAACGCAGCCAGCGTCTCTACGTAATGCTCGTGAACGCGAGTCAACCCCCATCCAGCACCGTGCTGACCACCAAGGAGGACTACAATGAACACTGA